One Deltaproteobacteria bacterium genomic window, CACCTTAGCCAAATGGCAACCAAATGCCGAGCGAACCGAGGAAATTCCGTTCGTGGTCGCGCGTATTATCTTGCAAGATTTTACTGGCGTGCCGTTGCTGGTTGATCTCGCCGCTATGCGCTCAACTGTTGCGCGCTTGGGCAAGAACCCACAAGTGATCGAACCATTAGTTCCGGTGGATCTGGTCGTTGATCACTCGGTGCAAGTCGATGTGTCTGGCACGAGTGATGCCTATCGCAAGAACATGGAGATTGAATTCCAGCGGAACTCTGAACGCTATCAGTTCCTCAAATGGGGCATGCAAGCGTTTAAGACCTTTAAGGTCGTGCCGCCGGGAATCGGCATTGTCCATCAAGTCAACCTCGAATATCTGGCACGTGGCGTGTTGGAGAAAGACGATGTCTATTATCCCGACACGCTGGTTGGCACCGACTCGCACACCACCATGATTAACGGCCTTGGCATTGTCGGTTGGGGCGTCGGTGGTATCGAAGCCGAAGCCGGCATGCTTGGTCAGCCGGTCTATTTCCTCACGCCCGATGTCGTTGGAGTCAATTTAACTGGTTCGCTACGGGAAGGTGTCACTGCTACAGACCTCGTGCTCCATCTCACTCAGTTACTACGCAAAGCCAACGTCGTCGGCAAGTTTGTTGAATATTACGGCGAGGGAGCGACTTCACTGCCACTCACAGACCGAGCGACGATCGCCAACATGGCACCTGAATATGGCGCAACCATGGGATTTTTCCCGGTCGATGAGGAGACTTGCAAATACCTCAGTGCCACTGGCCGGACAGATGAGCAAGTCGAAACCTTCCGCAATTACTTCAAAGCGCAAGGTATGTTCGGTATCCCCAAGAAAGGTCAGTGCAAATACAGTCAAGAGCTTGAGCTGAACCTGGCCGAGGTGCAGCCTAATGTCGCTGGACCAAAACGGCCACAAGATCGCATTGCCTTGTCTAACCTCAAGAGTACGTTCACTGAGCTCTATAGCAAACCGATCAAAGATAACGGCTACGCCAAAGATGCCGCGACAATGGGCCAGCGCTTTGCTGTCGCTAACGGCTCCAACCTGGGAGAGATTGGCCACGGTGATGTGCTGATTGCAGCGATCACCTCGTGCACCAACACCTCCAATCCTAGTGTCATGTTAGCTGCCGGTCTGTTAGCAAAGAAAGCCGTCGAAAAAGGTCTAATCGTTAAACCAACCGTGAAGACCTCCCTTGGTCCTGGATCACGAGTTGTGACCGAGTATCTCCAAAAGACCGGCCTGCAGCCGTACCTCGATCAAGTCGGGTTCAACCTTGTCGGTTATGGCTGCACAACCTGTATTGGCAACTCTGGACCGCTGGATGCGCGGATTGAAGATGTCGTCGTGAAGAATGATCTGGTTGGTGCATCGGTGCTGAGTGGGAACCGCAACTTCGAGGCCCGTGTTCATCAAAACATCAAGGCTAATTTCTTGATGAGCCCGCCGTTGGTGGTTGCGTTTGCGCTTGCTGGTCGTGTGAATATCGACCTCAGCAAAGAACCACTTGGCAAAGGCAAAGACGGCAAAGATGTGTTCCTTAAGGACATCTGGCCGAGTCTGAAAGAAGTCAGTGACCTCATGTCTGCGGCACTTGATCCTGCAACCTATCGTCGTTTGTATGCCGACTTCACCGCTGAGAATCCCTTGTGGAACAACATTCCCAGCACAACCGGTGCGGTCTACCAGTGGGACACGTCGTCAACCTACATCCAAGAGCCGCCGTTCTTTACTGATTTCTCCGGCAAGCCTGGGAAGATTGCTGACATCAATGGTGCTCGCCCTCTGGCGATCCTGGGCGACTCTGTCACCACCGATCACATCAGTCCGGCTGGTTCAATTAAAAAGACCGGTCCGGCTGGACAATATCTGATTGCCAACAAGGTCACAGTTGAGGATTTCAACAGCTACGGCGCACGACGTGGTAACGACCGCGTGATGACGCGCGGGACTTTCGCGAACACGCAGATCAAAAATCAGATGGTTCCCGGTGTCGTTGGTGGCGAGACCAAATATCAACCCAGCGGCGAACAGATGAGCATGTACGATGCTGCGGTGAAGTACCAAGCTGCCAAAGTGCCGCTGGTCGTCTTTGCTGGCCAAGAATATGGTACCGGCAGTTCGCGGGACTGGGCCGCCAAAGGCACGAAACTCTTAGGCGTTGGTGCAGTGGTAGCCCAAAGTTTCGAGCGCATTCACCGCAGTAACCTCGTTGGTATGGGCGTACTGCCGTGTCAGTTCAAAGACGGCACCAATGCCCAGACACTCAAACTCGATGGTACTGAGACCTTCGATCTCATTGGTCTCTCAGACAACATCAAGCCACGGCAAGATCTCACACTCGTGATCCATCGTGCCAATGGCTCCACCGAGAAAGTGCCTGTCACTTTGCGTATCGATACACCAATTGAGATTGAGTACTACCGCCATGGCGGCATTCTGCCGTATGTGTTGGGACAGTTGATTGCGTAACCGCTGAGAAAGCATCGGAGAACCGGAGAATCGGAGAATCGGAGAATCGGAGAATCGGGGAAGAAGACTGGTGGGGCGGTCACCGGTTCTCCCCGTCTCCGTTTCTCCGACTCGGTTCTCGGCCACCTTCATGCTCCCTTTCCTATAGAGCGCCCGCTATTGCGCTTTTACCTCGTGGCTCGGTATGATCGCCAGCCACTTATGTTTTTCCACATCTGCGCTTTGCTTCTCACTCTCTCGGTGATTCCTGGCTCTCCCGTTTATGCAGATTTAATGGACGACTACTTATCACTGCCTGGGTCCTATCGCTTTGTCCGTCGAGCTCCCGAAGGGGCAACGGAGAATCGAGTGCTGGTCACCGTCTTTGAAGATTTCCTCTGCCCTTCCTGCTATCACATGGTGACAGAACTCCTGCCTAAGATACAAAAGAAATATCAGGATCGACTTGCGGTCCAATTCTTCGCCTACCCGTTGGTGCATGCAGAATCGATCTTACCAGCCCGTGCCCATGCTATCGCACAAACGATGGGTCTTGGCGAACAGATGCAACAAGCCCTGTTCCGCGCTCATTTCGAGGAACAGATCGATACGACGAACCGCAGCGGTCTCGCCCGGGTCGCACACAGTATCGGTCTGGATCCGGACCTCTTGTTATCGCGATTAGACAAAGGGGAAGGGAAAGCCGAAATCGAGAAAAACCTGACGCTTGGTCAAACGTACCGCCTTGATGCTGTGCCGAGCTTGGTCTTCGATGGTTGGATCATGGCCAAAGATCTCACACAAGAGAATCTAGAAAAGATTATCGATGGGCTGTTAGCCCGCAAGGGTGGGGCAGCGAAAAAAGGCCCAAAGACGGGACAATCGAAAAAAAAATAGAGGATGGAATCTATGAGTGAAGCGGATAAGGGCGCTCTGTACGCTCTCGGGAAAAAAATTATCGAAAAACGCATGCCGATCCTGATCGCAGTAAGCCTTGTGACCCTTATCTTTGCGCTCTTCGCCCTGCGGCTCGACATGGTCACGCGCTTTGACGAGTTGCTGCCACAAAATCATCCCTTCATCAAAGTTCACAATCAGTATGCTCCCATGTTTGGCGGAGCGAATACCGTTCGCATCATGATCGAAGTCAAAGAGGGCACGATCTTCACTAAAGAAACCCTCGGCAAAATCTTCGACATGACGCAGCGCCTTGATAGAGTCTATGGCGTCAATCATGAACTGATCAACTCCCTTGCCCATCGTACCAATCGCCGGGTTCGCACGCTTGCGGGTGGAATGACCGCCACTGAACCAGTCATGGGCAAAGCCCCAACGACAGATAAAGAGGTCGAACTCGTCCGCCAGATCGTTTTGACCTCACGGAATCTCTACGGCGTGTTGGTATCGCTTGACGAAAAAGCCGCCCTTATTCAGGGCACTTTCATCGAAGGACGCCTGGACCATCGTCGCATGTTTGACGAGATCGGTCGCTCGGTCGTCGAGCCATTTGTCGACGCCAACACGCAAATTCATGTTGCTGGTGAACCGTGGCTCTACGGCTGGGTGTATTATTACGCACGCGAAGTTTTTCTCATCTTTCTTACCACGACCGTGCTCATGTGGGTTTTCTTGTACTGGTATTTCCGCGACATTCGTGGCGCCTTACGTCCCACGATTACAGGGGTGATTTCGGCGATCTGGGGGCTGGGATTCATAAAGATGATTGGCTTTAGTCTCGACCCCCTTACCCTGGTTATTCCGTTCTTCATCACTGCTCGTGCGGTGAGCCACTCCGTACAGATGCATGATCGGTATTACGAAGAATACAAAAAAGCCAACTGGCAGAAAGAGCCGGCCATTATCGCGTCTTTCGCAGAACTGTTTACACCGACCTTGTCGGGTATTCTGACTGATGCGCTGGGGTTGCTTGTGATCCTCCTGGTTCCGATCGTCCTCCTGCAAAAGTTAGCCATCAGTGCTGCGGTATGGATTCTCGCCATCACCGTCAGCGAGTTACTGCTCAATCCGATTGTCTATTACTATCTTCGTGAACCAGACATTCGGGTTATCGAAGCCCGTGAGCAAGGGGCGTTCAAACGTATCGTCTATGCTGCAACCGATGCCATCCTTTCCCCTGCTGGAAAAATGGTAACACTCGTCGTGTGGATTGGTCTGGTCGGCGTCAGCGCATATTTCTGGCAGAATCTTGTCATTGGCGATCCCACCTCCGCTTCACCACTTTTGCACCGCGATGCGCCGTACAACGCTGCCTATGCACAGATTCAGGAGACATTTGGTGGGGTCGAAGAACTAATCGTCGTCCTTGAACGCAAAAGCGAAAAGGACTCAGTTGCCGCGCCAGCGGTACTGCCAGCCATCGAAAAGTTCCAACGGTATATGGAGCAAGACCCTGCAGTCGGTGTGAGTTTCTCCTTCGTCGACATTCTCACCACGGTCAGTGCGGCACTAGCTGAAGGTGAACCGAAATGGGAAGTCCTCCCGCGAACGAACGCACAAATCCAGACGATTTTTGGTGCGTACCTCGCTGGCACGTCATATCAGGATAGTAACCGCTATATCGAATTCAAGAAGAATAATTTTGTCTCCGCCCCGATTCGCTTTTTTCTCACTGATCACAAAGGTGAAACGATTCGTCGCGTCATTAAGCGCGCGCAAGATTTCTCTGCTCAACCGCCAGGCGCGCAATTCGTCCTGGCCGGGGGAATCATTGGCACCCTGGCAGCAGCAAACCAAGAGTTATTGAGAAATGACATTCTCGTTAATGTACTAGGGTTTGGCACCATTTTCGTCGTTCTCGCTTTTACCTACCGCTCGATCATGGCAGGCCTCTACATGCTCATTCCGCTGTTGGTCGCTAATGCCGTTGTCAATGCCTACATGGGAGCACGTGATATTGGCATTAATATCAACACCTTACCTGTCGTCACAGTAGGCGTTGGTTTCGGTATCGATTACGGGCTCTATATCGTCAGTCGGATTATCGAAGAGTACCGTACAGGCTTGTCGTTACCAGAATCGATACGAGAAGCGGTTGCCACGTCAGGGAAAT contains:
- the acnA gene encoding aconitate hydratase AcnA; translated protein: MSHNLFNSLQTFPLSGGRSGKFYSLPQLEKEGVAPISQLPVSIRIVLESVLRNCDGKKITEEDVRTLAKWQPNAERTEEIPFVVARIILQDFTGVPLLVDLAAMRSTVARLGKNPQVIEPLVPVDLVVDHSVQVDVSGTSDAYRKNMEIEFQRNSERYQFLKWGMQAFKTFKVVPPGIGIVHQVNLEYLARGVLEKDDVYYPDTLVGTDSHTTMINGLGIVGWGVGGIEAEAGMLGQPVYFLTPDVVGVNLTGSLREGVTATDLVLHLTQLLRKANVVGKFVEYYGEGATSLPLTDRATIANMAPEYGATMGFFPVDEETCKYLSATGRTDEQVETFRNYFKAQGMFGIPKKGQCKYSQELELNLAEVQPNVAGPKRPQDRIALSNLKSTFTELYSKPIKDNGYAKDAATMGQRFAVANGSNLGEIGHGDVLIAAITSCTNTSNPSVMLAAGLLAKKAVEKGLIVKPTVKTSLGPGSRVVTEYLQKTGLQPYLDQVGFNLVGYGCTTCIGNSGPLDARIEDVVVKNDLVGASVLSGNRNFEARVHQNIKANFLMSPPLVVAFALAGRVNIDLSKEPLGKGKDGKDVFLKDIWPSLKEVSDLMSAALDPATYRRLYADFTAENPLWNNIPSTTGAVYQWDTSSTYIQEPPFFTDFSGKPGKIADINGARPLAILGDSVTTDHISPAGSIKKTGPAGQYLIANKVTVEDFNSYGARRGNDRVMTRGTFANTQIKNQMVPGVVGGETKYQPSGEQMSMYDAAVKYQAAKVPLVVFAGQEYGTGSSRDWAAKGTKLLGVGAVVAQSFERIHRSNLVGMGVLPCQFKDGTNAQTLKLDGTETFDLIGLSDNIKPRQDLTLVIHRANGSTEKVPVTLRIDTPIEIEYYRHGGILPYVLGQLIA